The proteins below are encoded in one region of Oncorhynchus gorbuscha isolate QuinsamMale2020 ecotype Even-year linkage group LG01, OgorEven_v1.0, whole genome shotgun sequence:
- the LOC124006715 gene encoding metallothionein B: MDPCECSKTGSCNCGGSCKCSNCACTSCKKSCCPCCPSDCSKCASGCVCKGKTCDTSCCQ, encoded by the exons ATGGATCCTTGTGAATGCTCTAAAA CTGGCTCTTGCAACTGCGGTGGATCCTGCAAGTGCTCAAACTGCGCATGCACCAGTTGTAAGAAAA GTTGCTGCCCCTGCTGTCCTTCCGACTGCAGTAAATGTGCTTCAGGCTGTGTGTGCAAGGGCAAGACCTGTGACACCAGCTGTTGTCAGTGA
- the LOC124006791 gene encoding Bardet-Biedl syndrome 2 protein homolog, producing the protein MNMERRDTQRAPGVFIYNPHMRGQWQAAYRLSQSAQDSDISLLNINQALSCLTAGTRRPNTTGDTLLVGTQTNLAYDVHKIADIFNREVTDGDNAIALGKLANIESPLTIIGGNCALQGFDCEGNDQFWTVWIVFLFII; encoded by the exons ATGAACATGGAACGCCGGGACACCCAGCGGGCGCCTGGA GTGTTCATCTATAACCCTCACATGCGTGGCCAGTGGCAGGCAGCCTACCGTCTGAGCCAGAGTGCCCAGGACTCAGACATCTCTTTGCTCAACATCAACCAGGCATTGAGCTGCTTGACAGCTGGTACTCGACGACCCAACACCACTGGAGACACGCTCCTCGTGGGCACCCAGACAAACCTGGCCTATGATGTACACAAAATTGCTGACATCTTCAACAGAGAG GTGACAGATGGGGACAATGCCATCGCTTTAGGGAAATTGGCAAACATTGAGTCCCCCCTCACCATCATCGGAGGAAACTGTGCCCTACAAGGATTTGACTGTGAGGGGAATGACCAGTTCTGGACAGTATGGATTGTGTTCCTCTTTATCATATGA